The genomic window ATGACGTGCTCGCCCGGCAGGTCCTCATCCTCGCGGACGCGACTCATCGAGCCGTCGGAGCGGTAGACCATCGCGGAGCGCGAGTCGGGGTAGATCACCCAGGCGAGCGGGATGTTCGCCGCCCGGTAGTCGTCGAGCTTCTCCTCGAGCTCCGACGCCAGGTCGCGAGGCGAGACCACTTCGACGGCGAGGTCCGGTGGGACGATCGAGAACCCCTCGGGGAGCTCGCCGCCGGGCGGCCGGTCCTTCCGCACGAAGGAGATGTCCGGCCGTCGCACGCGGCCCGCGGCATGCGAGAAGCAGCGGTAGTCGGTGGTCCCGGGCAGGACCCAGCCGAGGTCGTGGGCCTCGCAGAAGGCCAGGGGCGCGGCGCCCAGCTTCAACTCGACCCAGCCCGATCGCGCCCCCGCGGCCTTCTCCACCAGCCGCCCGCGGATCGGCTCGTGGCGCTCGCCGTCCGGCATCGACAGCAAGTCCTCGGTCGCGTATGCCGCCGTCTTCCTGATCGCGACCGCCATGCTCCTGGCACAGCCCCCGGGGCCCGTTCCTTCACGAGAGATCCGCGAAGATCATTCTAGCGACGGAGGCCCGTCCCGGCGAGGTGGGGTAGCCTGGGCAGCGTCAGGGGCGTATGCCGGGCGGCCAACCTGGGGCGGCTGGGGGAGCGGGCGGGGGCGGGGCCCCTCGCGCCGCGGTTGTGTTCGCCGCCCGGAGGCAAGACGGCTTGAGAACGGCGCGCGGGCATTGTATAGGAGGGTGTCGGCGACGGCGAGAGTCGCCGGGAGTATGACGGGCGGGTGCCGGGCATTATGCCCCGTCGATCCGCGGCTCGCGAGGCACAACAAGGAAGGTCACCGCCTTGAATATGCTCGACGCCTGGTCCGGCGGTAAGACGCCGGCAGGAGCCGTGATGTCCCTTTGCTCCCCGGCGGTCGCCCTCGGGACGATCGACCCGGAGCAGCTCGGGGCGGCCTTGATGGCGGGGACATGCCTGGCCTTCGCCGCCTACCTGGCCGTCCGCTTCCTCCGGCCGGGGGGGAGCAAGGTCCCCTATCCGGAGGCGCTCTGGGCGCTCGCCGGGTTCTTCCTCGCGTCCGGGCTGTCCCGGCTCCTCGACGCGATGGCGACGCGGGGCGGGGCCCCCGGGGTGTTGGCCCTGCCGTTGCCGTTGTCGGCCGGGTTGCTCTCGCTGGGGATGACGGTGCTCTCGTGCGCGGCGGCGTTCGCGCTGGCGGGGCTGCTCCACGTGCGGCGGCCCCCCTGCGACCCGCGGCAGCTCGACCGGGAGGCGGCCGCGCGGCGGGCCGCGGAGGAGGCGCTGCGGCGGTCCGAGGCCGTGGGCCGGAAGCTCGAGCTGGTGGCCAGCCGGACCGACGACGCGGTCGTCGTCACGGACCTGCACGGCCGGATCGAGTGGGCCAACGACAGCTTCGCCAGGATGACGGGCTACGGGCCCGACGAGGTGCTCGGCCGGTCGCCCGGGGGGCTGCTCCAGGGGCCCGAGACGAGCCCGGCCACGGTGGCGTTCATGAGGGCCAGGCGCCGGGCGGGGCAGGGCTTCCGCGCGGAGGTCGTGAACTACGCGAAGGGGGGGCGGAAATACTGGCTGTCGCTGGGCGTGCAGCCGATCCGGGACGAGGACGGGCGGCTCACGCACTTCCTGGGCGTCGGCCGCGACGTCACGGAGCGGAAGGCGGCCGAGCGGCGGATGCAGGTGCAGCACGCGACGACGCAGCTCCTGGCCGGCGGCGGGCGGCTCGACGAGACGATGCCGAAGATCCTGTCGACCATCGGCGGCATGCTCGACTTCGACGCGGCCGGTTTCTGGGTCGCCGACGGCGGCGACGGCGGCCGGCTCCGCGCCGGGGCCGACCCGTGGGTCTCGCCGCGGATGAGGGCCGACGGCGCGGGGCCGCGGTCGCTCCCCGGCGAGGCCCTGGCGGCGCGGGTCCGGGCGACGGGCGGATCCGCCTGGGTCGCGGACCTCGCGGCCGAGCCGGAGGGCTCGGCGTCCCGCCCCGATCCGCCCCTCCGCAACGCCCTCGTCGTGCCCGTGACGGCGGGCGAGGGGGGCGCGACGCTCGGCGTCATGATCTTCTTCTCCCGGGGGCCGTTCCGCTGCGACGGCGCCTTGCTCCAGGCGATGACGACCCTGGGCCGCCAGGTCGGCATCTTCCTGGAGCGGGACCGGACCCAGGCGGAGCTGCGCCGGGTCAACGCCCGGCTCCGGGCCGTGCTCGACGCCTCGGGGCAGGTCTCCATCATCGCCACCGACTCCGACGGCGTGATCACGGTCTTCAACGCCGGGGCGGAGCGGATGCTCGGCTACGAGGCGTCCGAGGTCGTCGGCAAGGCCACCCCCCTGCTCTACCACGACGAGCGGGAGGTCCGCGAGCACGCGGCGCGGCTCTCCGCGGAGCTCGGCACGCCCGTCGAGGGCTTCGGCGCCTTCGTGGCACGGGCCCGCCGCGGCGGCCGCGAGGTCGGCGAGTGGACCTACATCCGCAAGGACGGCACGAGGCTCCGGGTGCTCCTCTCGGTCGCCGCCGTCATGGACTCCGAGGGGCAGGTCTCCGGGTACCTCGGCGCGGCGATCGACCTCTCCGACCGCCAGCGCGCCGAGACCCAGCTTCGCTCCAGCGAGTCGCGGTTCCGCCGCCTCGTCGAGGCGAACATCCTGGGCGTGGTCGTCGGCGGCATCGAGGGGCAGATCACCGACGCCAACGACGCGTTCCTGGAGATGGTCGGCTACACGAGGGCGGAGATGGACGCCGGCCTGCTCCCCTGGGACGCGATCATCCCGGAGAGCTCCGCCTTGCGGCTGCACCTCTGCCGGGCGGAGCTCTGGAGTCGCGGCCGATGCGAGCCGGTCGAGCTGGAGTGCCGCCACAGGGACGGCCGGCTGATCCCGCTGCTCGTCGGCGCCGCGATGCTCGACGAGGCCCGCACCCCGTGCCGGGGCGCGCCGGTCGTGGCCTTCTGCCTGGACGTCACCGAGCGGCGGCGGCTGGAGGACGAGCTGCGCCGCCAGGCCGGCGAGCTCTCCGAGGCCGCCGCCCGCAAGAACGAGTTCCTCGCCATGCTCGGCCACGAGCTCCGCAACCCCCTGGCGCCGATCCGCAACGCCGTGCGGATCATGAAGCGGCGGGGGATGGACGACCCGACCCTCGTCGAGGCCCGCGAGGTCATCGACCACCAGGTCCGCCAGCTCGCCCAGCTCGTGGACGACCTGCTGGAGGTGTCCCGCGTGGCGGGCGGCAAGGTCCGCCTCCACCGGGAGGTCGTGGACGTCGCCACGGTCGTCGCCTTCGCGCTGGAGACCAGCCGGCCGGCCATCGACGAGGGGCGGCACAGGCTCTCCATCGCCATGCCGCCGGAGCCGCTGCGGGTCGACGCCGACCCGGTCCGCATGGCCCAGGTGCTCGCCAACCTCCTGATCAACGCCGCCAAGTACACGCCCGAGGGGGGCTCCATCCGGCTCTCGGTCCGCGCCGAGGACGGGCACGTCGCCTTCCGGGTCCGCGACAACGGGATCGGCATCCCGCCGGAGATGCTCTCCCGGGTCTTCGACCTGTTCGCCCAGGTGGACCAGTCGCTGGACCGCTCGCAGGGCGGCCTCGGGCTGGGCCTGACGCTGGTCAAGACCCTGGTGGAGATGCACGGCGGCGACGTCTGCGCCTTCAGCCAGGGCCTGGGCACCGGCAGCGAGCTGGTCGTGCGGCTCCCCCTGTGGACCGCCCCCCCGGCCGAGGGCGACGTGCCCGGCGCCGGGGGCCGATCCGATGCGGGGGCCGCCGGCGGCGAGGCGGGCGCGTCGGCGTCCCCGAGCGGCGCCGCGGGGGCCCAGGCGGCGCCCCGCCCGCGGCGGGTCCTCGTGGTGGACGACAACGTCTCCTCGGCCGAGACGCTCAAGATCCTGCTGACGATGGAAGGGCACGAGGCCGAGTCGGTCCACGACGGCCCCTCGGCGCTGCGGGCCCTCGAGGATCGCCGCCACGAGGTGGTCCTCATGGACATCGGCCTGCCGGAGATGGACGGCTACGAGGTCGCGCGCCGGATCCGCGCCCGCGACGGATCCGGCCGGCCCCTGCTCGTCGCCGTCACCGGCTACGCCGAGGACGAGGCCCGGCGGAGGTCCCGCGAGGCCGGCTTCGACCACCACCTGGTCAAGCCCGTCGACCCCGACATCATCCTCGCCCTGGTCTCCTCGATGGAATGGTCCGACGCACCCCTGCCCCCCTGGGACATGACCCGAAGCGCCGAGGACTTCGCGGTCGAGGAGCTCGAGGAGATCCGCCGGGGCCGGTGAGCCGGGGGCGGGCCCCCCGTCCCATGCCGGCCTCGCCCGCGACGGCTCGCCCCTCCGCCGGCCCCGGCGGGGCACCTCCCGACGGCCGTGGCGGTCCTGCGGCGTCGCCTTCGGCTCTGCCGCGGCCACCCGGAGGGCCGGCGACCCTCCCCGGCTGGTGCGGGCGAGATCCGGGTGGCCGTTGTGGAAGCGCAGCGACACCACGGGATCGCCGCGGCGAGGGGCCGGGCCAGGTTCACGGGCCGTGGCGGTCCCGCGGCATCGCCTTCGGCTCTGCCGCAGCCGCCCGCCGGGGCCCGCCGGCACCCGAGATCGCGCGAGCAAGGCATGGGCGGCCGCGGCGGGGCGCGGCGACGCCACGGGCGGTCGGGCCGTCGCCGGTCCGAGGGCCGTTCCGCCGGTCGAGGCGTCCCTGGAGGGCCCAAGAGCCGGGCGCAGGACCGGCCCGCTCACGCGCCCGGCCGGGTCGCCGTCTTCGGGGCCTCGAGGGCGGGGACCTCGACGTCGTCCGTGGCGGGCGTCGGGGTCGAGGGGCGGGGCTTCGGCTTCTTGCCGGCGGAGGCGGCGGGGACGTCGCTGTCGATCGCGGGCCCGGGCGCGGCCTCGGGGAGGTCCTCGTCGTTGGGCCTGGCCGGCGCCGGCCGCTTCGTCGGCCGCGGGGTCGAGGGGATCGCGTCGAGGTCGTCCGGGGAATCCGCCGGCGCGGCCGGCCTCGCCCGGGGCTTCGGCGCCTGGCGAGGGGGCGCCGGGCGGGCGGCGGAGGCCGGGGCCTCGGGCTCGAGGCGGATCGTGGCGTCCTCGTCGTCGAGGATGGTGTCGCCGCCGCTGACGATCACCGGCGACGCCTTGGGCCGGACGGCGATGCGGGCGGGCATCGCGGTCTTCTCCGCCAGCAACTCCTTCAGGGGGAGGGCGGAGGCCGGGACCGGGAGCGTGCTGTTGATGGCGAGGATCGCGCCGGGCGAGGCGGGCTGGCCGTAGTAGAGGGTGTTGGCCTTCCAGTCCACCTGGAGCGTGCCCCCCTCCGCCGAGACGCCCGCGAAGATGCCCCGGCTGTTCGAGTACGACAGGATCTCGGACTTCAGGGCCACGTCGGTGGCCGCCTCGAACCGCTTGCCGGTCGGGCCGGCGGCCACGCCGACGTCCATGCCGAGGGTCATCTTCCCCTTGCCCTTGAGGAACCGCTCCAGGCCCCGCGGGCTCTGGAAGACCAGCACGAGGTCCGTGGACTGCGCCCCGGCCTGGGCGCCGAAGCTGCCGCCGAACAGGTGCAGGAACACCGGGCTGCTCCACGAGCCGTCGGGCTGCCTCACCAGCAGCACGCCCCGGCCGCCCCGCACGCCGAAGATGAAGCCCATCTTGAACATGTCGGGGAAGACCGCGATGGCGTGGGCCTTCCGCATCACGAGCTGCGGCATGCCCGTCCTCGCGTCGCGCGTGATGTCGCTGAGCGCCAGGACCGACTTCGAGACGGTGGTCTCGGGCGAGGGCTTCTGCGCCATGGCCGGCGCGGCGAGTGTCGCCGGGAGGCAGGCCAGGGCGACGTACAGGGTCGTCGATCTCCTCACGATGGTTGACTCCTCCGAGGTCCCGGGAAGGATGGGCCGGCGGTCCGCGCCGGGACGAGCCGGCGCGCGAGGCTCCGCGCGGGGCCCGGCGACGGGATCGGTCCTCGGGGCTTCTACCGGCTTTCCGCGGAACGGTCAACGCCGACATCGATGGCGGCGTCAAGGAGTCGAGGACCCTTCGCAGCGTCGCGTCGGGGCGTCATCGCCGTCGGGGCATCGTCGCGCAGGAGGGGGCGTCGTCGCCGTCTGGGCGTCGTCGCGCAGCAGGCCACTTGGCGTCTCGGGCGTCATCGCCGGGGCGCGGCCCTGGATCGCCGCGGGGTCTTCGAGCCCCTGACGGCGGGCTCAAATCTTGATGAACGGGATGCCGAACAGGGTCTCGGCCTTGTGCGGGGCGGGCTTGCCGAAGGCGCTCCTCGTCGGCCGGGCCGCGTGCTGCTGGTGGAACAGGCCGGCGACCGTGTCCTGGACCTTGTCGGCGGCGTGCATCACGGTCCGGTTGAACGACCGGACGTGGGCCCTGTCGGCCGGCGAGAGATTCAGGCTGACGGCGCTGGGGACGACGCGGTCCTCGATCGCCTCGAGCCTGGGGGTCGTGGAACGTCGCGGTCGCATCGGCCGAAGTCCTCCCGGGGCCCTGGATGCCGCCTGCCCTGCCTGCTGTTCTTATCGGCACCCGGCCTGGTCGGGCTGAGGGAATTCCGCGGATTGTCGGGGTTTTCCCGGGCGGTCCGGTTTCAGCGGATGATCCGGAGGTCCAGGGGGACGCCCCCCTTGCCGCCGGTGATCACGCGCGTGGACGGGTCGCGCATCGAGGGGTCGCCGAGGGCGCGGCGGACCGGCGTGGAGCCGCCGGGGCGCGTGGGCGCCGGGGTCGGCCGCTCGCCGGCGGCGAGCGCGGACCGCTCCGCGTCGTACTCCTCGAGGTGCTGGACCAGGATCCGGCGCATCTCGCGGATGGCATCCTCCGTCTCCTGCGAGGAATGGCCGCTGGAGACGATGAGCTCCGACATCGCGCCGTCCAGGTGGGCGCTCAGGTACGGGACGACGCCGTCGCCGCCGGCGGGGAGCGGCGTCTTGCCGTCGAAGCCGACGATCGAGTGGTAGGCCACGGCCTCGCTCATCGGGATGGAGTTGATGGCCTTGATCACCGGGTTCCCGATGCTGAGCTGGGCGACGCTGGTGGCGTACCGGTTGCCGCGGAACTCCGCCGCGACGTCGCCGCCGTTCGACTCCAGGAGCGCCCGGCGGACCTGGATGACGTCGCTGGGGACGGTGATCAGCCGCGACGCGATCCGGCCGATCGGCTCGTCGCCGAGCGGGCTCCCCTTGTGGGGCGTGGCGACGAAGATGACGCGGCGGACGGCGGGCACCGGCTCGAAGATGAGCGACGAGACGAGCAGCTCCTTCAGCCCCGGCTCCACCTTGACGGCGTCCGGGGGCACCTTCGAGGCGGTGTCCCAGAGCTGCTGGCCGCTGCGGCTGATCGCCAGCCGGGAGAGCAGCCCGCCCATGCTGTGGCCGATGAGCACCATGCGGTCGAAGGCCGGGTCGCGGCGCGTCGGGTCCAGCTCGTCGCGGAGCTCGTTGAGGGCCTTGCGGAACCGGGCGCCGGAGGCCAGGATCGGGTTGCCCGTGGAGTAGAAGAACAGCCAGAACTGGTAGCGGGCCCGCAGCTCGGGGTCGCCGCGGAGCTCGTTCATGGCGTTGTCCCACGCCTCGGGGCTGGACATGAGCCCGTGGACGAGCACGACCGGGATCTTGCCGGGCTCGTAGGGATCCACCATGTAGATCCCCGTGTTGCCGTTGTACTGCGAGGGGTAGAGGACGCCGAGGGCGCCCAGGAGGTTGAGGTTGTTGACGTGGAACTGCTTGGCCAGCGGGATGGTCATGTCGTAGGCGAGCGGCAGGTCCGGGCCGCCGGGGTCGATCCGCCAGGCCGGCGTGCACTCGCGGACGGGATCCCGGATCTCGAGCACGGCCGGCGGCTCCCCCGCGCCGCCGGGGCGGAGGATGGCGGATCCCGCGTAGAAGAGCGACTTGGGGAAGTGCCGCTCGCAGGGCGCGGCGAAGACGGCCTTGACCTCCGGGTCCGGCTCGCCCAGCCTCGCCGCCCTGGCCACCTGCTCGGCCACGGCGGAGTTCTGGCCCCAGGTCCCGGCCCGCGTCACGTGGGCGACGACCGGCGCCCCGACGCCCCCCGCTCCGACCTCGTGGCGGAAGCCGGTGACCTCGTAGCGCCGGGTGGGCAGGACGTCGTCGCATCGGGTCGCGTCGTAGAGGCTGATCCGCCCCTGCACGCCGATCCCGGCGCGGGCCAGGACCTCGGTCCATCGCAGGCCTTCGGCCGCGGCCTCGCGGTGCGCCGCCTCCAGCGCGTACTCGATGGCCCGCCGATACGTCCCCTGGGCACCGCGTGCGGCCGCGATGTCGATCCGCGTCGAGACCCCCTCCTCCGCCACCCGGGGCAGCGCCGCCAGCGCCGCGTCGCGGAACGAGACGATCGCCAATCCGGGATGGCGGCGGTCCTGCTCCATGCCCCGCTGCAGGAGCGACTCGGCGTCGCCCGGCGAGGCGCCGCCGGGGGGAACCGGCCCGCGGTCCCGGGCCGACCGGTCCAGGACCGGCCGCTCGTGGATCACGATCGAGGCGCAGCCGCCGAGGGAGGCCGTCGCCACGCCGACCGCGAGCGACAGCGCGAGTCGCAGGCGCGCGGGATGTCTCTGGCGGCGATCGGTGCCCGGCATCTCCCCTCCCCGGCGACGTGACTGAAGGGCTGCTGGCGAGGTGCGCGGGGCGGACGCCGGCGCGCGGCACCCCGCCCGGATGCCGGGCATCGTACGGAGATCGCTCGGGCCGTCAAGCCGGAGTCGTCGTGCCGTTGCCGGCTTGCCGGCCGCGGGGAGGCCGCGCGGGCCGGGGCATTCGTCGGCCGCGGGCGGCGAGGCGCCCATCCGCGTCCGGGCCGCTCAGTACGAATCGCTGCTGACCGCGTCGCCGAGGTTGCGGGTGGCGAGCTTCTGGAGGACGCCGACCTTGGCGCCGGGGTTGATCGTGATCCGGCCGGTGCCGTCGGCGTTGAAGGGGACGCCGAGGGCCACGTTCGTGGCGGGGTCGATGGGCCAGCAGTCGATCGAATCCTTGAGGAAGCGGACGCTGCCGTCGCAGAAGGCGACGTTGGCGCCGCCTGGGTGGCGGCTCTCCAGGCTCATGGCGATGTAGTCGCGGGCGGTGGCGTCGGTCAGCTTGAGGAGCCTGGACGAGGCGTTCACCGGGTAGTAGGCGTCGATCATCGTGTCGGTCCAGTACCCGGAGTTCCAGGCGTGGTACTGGGCCTGGCCGGCGGCGTCGTAGATGCCGTGCAGGTGCTCCCCGTAGATCATCGTGTTGCTGGTCCCGTCGGTGATCTCCGAGAGCCTCGTGGAGCTGTGGGCATAGATCACGCCGGTCTGGTTGGCCTTGCGGAGGGCGAACGTCGCGTCGTCGACGTGCAGCCTCAGGCTCCACGCGCCCACGATGCCGCCGTAGCTGCTGTAGGCCTGCATCCAGCCGACGCCGGCGGGCGCCCCCGGGTAGTTGGCCGCGACGATCGCCCCCGGCTGGGAGGCGGCGGCGTCGCTCGGGCACCAGAACGCGGACAGGCCGATCCCCGCGATCGTGACGTTCGCCCCGGCCCAGAGGCCCCAGTCGTAATTCAGGGCGTTGAAGACGGCCGGCTGCTCGAGCTGGGGGAGGACGTAGGTGAGCGTGCCGATGTTCCACTTCGAACCCGGCCAGGTCGCGCGCCGGGTGAAGCCCCCCGGCGGGAGCGTCGAATGGGCGGACTCGTAGTTCATCGCCGCGAGGGCGAGCTGCTTGAGGTTGTTCGTGCACTGGGCGCGGCGGGCGGCCTCCCGGGCGCTCTGCACCGCCGGGAGGAGCAGCGCGATGAGGACGGCGATGATGGCGATGACGACCAGCAGCTCGATCAGCGTGAAGGCCCGCGGGCGGGGCAGGATCGCCCTCGGGTTATACGCGCGCAATTTCAAATGATTCTTCATGATGATTTCTTGCTTTCGACGCTCTTGGCTCGTGGCCGGTGGCCGGTGGGTACGGGGCGGCGTCGCCGTCCTTCGAGGATACAGGCGGGGTCCGCCCTGGACAAGCGGCGGCCCGGCGCGAGATCATCGCCGGTCGTGCGCCGCCGACCGACGCCGAGGGCCCGCGCACGGCCCCGCGTCGCGTCCGGATGACCCCCCCCGCCTCGCATCCATCCCGCCGTCCCCCGGACCGGAGGAGAACGCCCGTGGAACCTCGTGAGCCAGCCCCGTCGCGCGGACCGTCGCCCTGCACCTCGCCTTCGTGCGGCTGCGGCCCCGGGGCGGGTGCCGGCCCGGCCCCGATCGGGCGACGCGACTTCCTCGGGATCGCCGGCCTGGGCGTGGCGTCCGCCGCCGCGGCGTCGATCCCGGGCTGGCCGGCGGTCGCCGGGCCGTTCGCGGCGGAGGACTTCGAGGACCTGGTCCCGCGCGACAAGAAGCTCAACCCCGACTGGCTGCGCAGCCTCACGCGGCGGGGCGAGCCGGAGGTCTATCGCGGCAAGGAGCTCGCCTTCGTCGGCATGCCGGTCGGCGGCATCGGCTGCGGCCAGCTCTACCTCGCCGGCGACGGCCGGCTCTGGTACTGGGACATCTTCACCTCGCTCACGCCCATCCGCCGCGAGGGCGTGATCTATCAGGGGCCGAACTACGAGAAGCCGCTCCGGCCGAAGTCGGTCGTCGAGCAGGGCTTCGCGATCCGCGTCCGGAAGGGGGACGCGGCCATCGTCCGCCCGCTCGACTCCCGCGGCTTCCGCGACGTCGCCTTCCGCGGCGAGTACCCGATCGGCCGGGTGACGTACCGCGACGAGGCCGTGCCCGTGGAGGCCTCGCTCGAGGCCTTCTCCCCGTTCATCCCGATGGACCTGGCCGACTCGTCCCTGCCGGCGACGATCATGGCCTTCACCGTCAAGAACACGGGCGACGCGCCGGTCGAAGTCTCGCTGGCCGGCTGGCTGGAGAACGCGACCGTGCGGGACGGCGACGGCGGCCTGAACCTCCGCCGGGCCCTCGCCGTCGAGCCGAGGCCCGGCGGCGCGGCGACGCTGGTGGGCACCGTCGAGCCGGGCCCCGCGAGGTCCGCGTCGCGGCCGGACATCGTCCTCGCCGACTTCGAGGGGGCCGATTACGGCGGCTGGAAGGCCGAGGGCACGGCCTTCGGCGAGAAGCCCTATCGCGAGGACGAGCGGAAGTTCTACACGGCGCTCGTCGGCTACGAGGGCAAGGGATTCGTCAATTCCCACATGATGCGGCACGGCGAGGACCCCGCCGCGGCCGACGCCCACAGGGGGACCCTCACGAGCCCCGAGTTCGCGATCGAGCGCGACTTCATCCACTTCCGGATCGGGGGCGGCGAGGACGCGAACCGGCTGGGCCTGCGGCTGCTGGTGGACGGCAAGGCCGTCCGCCGCGCCGCGGGCAAGGGCGGCGGCGCGATGCGGCACGCCTCGTTCGACGTCCGCGACCTGAAGGGGAAGACCGCCAGGTTGCAGGTCGTGGACGACGCCGACGGCGGCTGGGGCCACACCACGGTCGATCAGATCGTCCTCTCCGACAGCCCGATGTACGCCTCGATCCGGGAGGTCCCCGGCGTCGGCTCGATGGCGCTGGGCCTCCTGGAGGGGCCCGGAGAGGCGCTCGCCGCCGCGGACCTCGCCGCGGCGACGACCGCGGAGGGCCTCGATCCGGCGAAGCTCTTCGACGCGCTCCGCCCCGCGGCGGCGGCCTCGGCGAGCGGGCCCGCGGAGAAGGCGCTCGTCGGCGGGCTCGGCCGGACGACGACGATCGCGCCGGGGCAGTCGGCCGCGTTCACGTTCGCGATCGCCTGGTTCTTCC from Aquisphaera giovannonii includes these protein-coding regions:
- a CDS encoding Uma2 family endonuclease, producing the protein MAVAIRKTAAYATEDLLSMPDGERHEPIRGRLVEKAAGARSGWVELKLGAAPLAFCEAHDLGWVLPGTTDYRCFSHAAGRVRRPDISFVRKDRPPGGELPEGFSIVPPDLAVEVVSPRDLASELEEKLDDYRAANIPLAWVIYPDSRSAMVYRSDGSMSRVREDEDLPGEHVIPGFRLPLGAILPTASKGPGGSPPAAPGEAAREG
- a CDS encoding PAS domain S-box protein, yielding MSLCSPAVALGTIDPEQLGAALMAGTCLAFAAYLAVRFLRPGGSKVPYPEALWALAGFFLASGLSRLLDAMATRGGAPGVLALPLPLSAGLLSLGMTVLSCAAAFALAGLLHVRRPPCDPRQLDREAAARRAAEEALRRSEAVGRKLELVASRTDDAVVVTDLHGRIEWANDSFARMTGYGPDEVLGRSPGGLLQGPETSPATVAFMRARRRAGQGFRAEVVNYAKGGRKYWLSLGVQPIRDEDGRLTHFLGVGRDVTERKAAERRMQVQHATTQLLAGGGRLDETMPKILSTIGGMLDFDAAGFWVADGGDGGRLRAGADPWVSPRMRADGAGPRSLPGEALAARVRATGGSAWVADLAAEPEGSASRPDPPLRNALVVPVTAGEGGATLGVMIFFSRGPFRCDGALLQAMTTLGRQVGIFLERDRTQAELRRVNARLRAVLDASGQVSIIATDSDGVITVFNAGAERMLGYEASEVVGKATPLLYHDEREVREHAARLSAELGTPVEGFGAFVARARRGGREVGEWTYIRKDGTRLRVLLSVAAVMDSEGQVSGYLGAAIDLSDRQRAETQLRSSESRFRRLVEANILGVVVGGIEGQITDANDAFLEMVGYTRAEMDAGLLPWDAIIPESSALRLHLCRAELWSRGRCEPVELECRHRDGRLIPLLVGAAMLDEARTPCRGAPVVAFCLDVTERRRLEDELRRQAGELSEAAARKNEFLAMLGHELRNPLAPIRNAVRIMKRRGMDDPTLVEAREVIDHQVRQLAQLVDDLLEVSRVAGGKVRLHREVVDVATVVAFALETSRPAIDEGRHRLSIAMPPEPLRVDADPVRMAQVLANLLINAAKYTPEGGSIRLSVRAEDGHVAFRVRDNGIGIPPEMLSRVFDLFAQVDQSLDRSQGGLGLGLTLVKTLVEMHGGDVCAFSQGLGTGSELVVRLPLWTAPPAEGDVPGAGGRSDAGAAGGEAGASASPSGAAGAQAAPRPRRVLVVDDNVSSAETLKILLTMEGHEAESVHDGPSALRALEDRRHEVVLMDIGLPEMDGYEVARRIRARDGSGRPLLVAVTGYAEDEARRRSREAGFDHHLVKPVDPDIILALVSSMEWSDAPLPPWDMTRSAEDFAVEELEEIRRGR
- a CDS encoding lipid-binding SYLF domain-containing protein; this encodes MRRSTTLYVALACLPATLAAPAMAQKPSPETTVSKSVLALSDITRDARTGMPQLVMRKAHAIAVFPDMFKMGFIFGVRGGRGVLLVRQPDGSWSSPVFLHLFGGSFGAQAGAQSTDLVLVFQSPRGLERFLKGKGKMTLGMDVGVAAGPTGKRFEAATDVALKSEILSYSNSRGIFAGVSAEGGTLQVDWKANTLYYGQPASPGAILAINSTLPVPASALPLKELLAEKTAMPARIAVRPKASPVIVSGGDTILDDEDATIRLEPEAPASAARPAPPRQAPKPRARPAAPADSPDDLDAIPSTPRPTKRPAPARPNDEDLPEAAPGPAIDSDVPAASAGKKPKPRPSTPTPATDDVEVPALEAPKTATRPGA
- a CDS encoding esterase/lipase family protein, translating into MPGTDRRQRHPARLRLALSLAVGVATASLGGCASIVIHERPVLDRSARDRGPVPPGGASPGDAESLLQRGMEQDRRHPGLAIVSFRDAALAALPRVAEEGVSTRIDIAAARGAQGTYRRAIEYALEAAHREAAAEGLRWTEVLARAGIGVQGRISLYDATRCDDVLPTRRYEVTGFRHEVGAGGVGAPVVAHVTRAGTWGQNSAVAEQVARAARLGEPDPEVKAVFAAPCERHFPKSLFYAGSAILRPGGAGEPPAVLEIRDPVRECTPAWRIDPGGPDLPLAYDMTIPLAKQFHVNNLNLLGALGVLYPSQYNGNTGIYMVDPYEPGKIPVVLVHGLMSSPEAWDNAMNELRGDPELRARYQFWLFFYSTGNPILASGARFRKALNELRDELDPTRRDPAFDRMVLIGHSMGGLLSRLAISRSGQQLWDTASKVPPDAVKVEPGLKELLVSSLIFEPVPAVRRVIFVATPHKGSPLGDEPIGRIASRLITVPSDVIQVRRALLESNGGDVAAEFRGNRYATSVAQLSIGNPVIKAINSIPMSEAVAYHSIVGFDGKTPLPAGGDGVVPYLSAHLDGAMSELIVSSGHSSQETEDAIREMRRILVQHLEEYDAERSALAAGERPTPAPTRPGGSTPVRRALGDPSMRDPSTRVITGGKGGVPLDLRIIR
- a CDS encoding DUF1559 domain-containing protein; translated protein: MKNHLKLRAYNPRAILPRPRAFTLIELLVVIAIIAVLIALLLPAVQSAREAARRAQCTNNLKQLALAAMNYESAHSTLPPGGFTRRATWPGSKWNIGTLTYVLPQLEQPAVFNALNYDWGLWAGANVTIAGIGLSAFWCPSDAAASQPGAIVAANYPGAPAGVGWMQAYSSYGGIVGAWSLRLHVDDATFALRKANQTGVIYAHSSTRLSEITDGTSNTMIYGEHLHGIYDAAGQAQYHAWNSGYWTDTMIDAYYPVNASSRLLKLTDATARDYIAMSLESRHPGGANVAFCDGSVRFLKDSIDCWPIDPATNVALGVPFNADGTGRITINPGAKVGVLQKLATRNLGDAVSSDSY